One stretch of Juglans microcarpa x Juglans regia isolate MS1-56 chromosome 3D, Jm3101_v1.0, whole genome shotgun sequence DNA includes these proteins:
- the LOC121255442 gene encoding uncharacterized CRM domain-containing protein At3g25440, chloroplastic isoform X1, whose translation MMFPLASIARGIIRRRESLHCFCCLLKNIPSLSALLAATSFTQSLSYSLCAGQRSCSAVEPLLEAPCILSPSGFSLEHRLNVFGFHTLGIWIPARYMNNASVELKTENDVVRFSIGKPADNAFSRTEGKKKNKRVKISKRAKLNELRFYRLKAKKKMTSPNPEVRIRYKLEKAKRKEAWLIEMLRKFEVPKAPAEIYDPEILTEEERHYFKRTGEKKKNYVPVGRRGVFGGVVLNMHLHWKKHETVKVICKPCKPGQVHVYAEELARLSKGIVIDIKANNVILFYRGKNYVQPKVMSPLDTLSKDKALEKYKYEQSLEHTSQFIEKLEEELEEYQKHLVRYKKAKEDTPKDSVINI comes from the exons ATGATGTTCCCCTTAGCTTCAATCGCAAGAGGCATTATTCGCAGAAG GGAATCTCTACATTGTTTCTGTTGTCTCCTGAAAAATATTCCAAGTCTCTCAGCATTGCTCGCAGCAACTTCATTTACCCAGTCCCTTTCTTACAGTTTGTGTGCGGGCCAGAGAAGCTGCAGTGCAGTGGAGCCTCTTCTAGAAGCACCATGCATATTGTCTCCATCCGGTTTTTCGTTAGAACATAGATTAAATGTGTTTGGTTTCCATACTCTTGGAATTTGGATACCTGCGAGGTACATGAATAATGCATCAGTTGAGCTGAAGACAGAAAATGATGTTGTCAGGTTTTCAATTGGTAAGCCCGCTGATAATGCCTTTTCCCGAAcagaaggaaagaagaagaacaaacgGGTCAAAATTTCTAAAAGGGCCAAACTGAATGAACTCAGATTCTATCGCCTGAAGGCCAAAAAGAAGATGACTTCTCCAAATCCAGAAGTTAGGATTAGATATAAACTCGAAAAG GCCAAACGAAAGGAAGCATGGTTGATTGAGATGTTGAGGAAATTTGAAGTTCCCAAAGCACCTGCTGAAATATATGATCCTGAAATCCTAACTGAAGAAGAAAGGCATTACTTTAAGCGAACtggtgagaaaaaaaagaactatgTCCCAGTTGGAAGACGTGGCGTCTTTGGAGGGGTTGTTCTTAATATGCATCTTCATTGGAAGAAGCACGAGACTGTAAAGGTAATTTGCAAGCCATGCAAACCCGGACAGGTTCACGTATATGCTGAAGAGCTTGCTAGACTGAGCAAAGGAATTGTGATTGACATAAAAGCTAACAACGTTATACTTTTCTACCGGGGAAAGAATTATGTGCAGCCAAAAGTAATGTCACCTCTAGATACATTGTCTAAAGACAAG GCCTTGGAAAAGTACAAGTATGAGCAGTCACTTGAGCATACAAGTCAGTTCATtgagaaattggaagaagagcTAGAAGAGTATCAGAAGCACCTTGTTCGGTACAAGAAAGCAAAAGAGGACACACCAAAAGATTCTGTTATCAATATctga
- the LOC121255442 gene encoding uncharacterized CRM domain-containing protein At3g25440, chloroplastic isoform X2: MMFPLASIARGIIRRRFSIGKPADNAFSRTEGKKKNKRVKISKRAKLNELRFYRLKAKKKMTSPNPEVRIRYKLEKAKRKEAWLIEMLRKFEVPKAPAEIYDPEILTEEERHYFKRTGEKKKNYVPVGRRGVFGGVVLNMHLHWKKHETVKVICKPCKPGQVHVYAEELARLSKGIVIDIKANNVILFYRGKNYVQPKVMSPLDTLSKDKALEKYKYEQSLEHTSQFIEKLEEELEEYQKHLVRYKKAKEDTPKDSVINI, encoded by the exons ATGATGTTCCCCTTAGCTTCAATCGCAAGAGGCATTATTCGCAGAAG GTTTTCAATTGGTAAGCCCGCTGATAATGCCTTTTCCCGAAcagaaggaaagaagaagaacaaacgGGTCAAAATTTCTAAAAGGGCCAAACTGAATGAACTCAGATTCTATCGCCTGAAGGCCAAAAAGAAGATGACTTCTCCAAATCCAGAAGTTAGGATTAGATATAAACTCGAAAAG GCCAAACGAAAGGAAGCATGGTTGATTGAGATGTTGAGGAAATTTGAAGTTCCCAAAGCACCTGCTGAAATATATGATCCTGAAATCCTAACTGAAGAAGAAAGGCATTACTTTAAGCGAACtggtgagaaaaaaaagaactatgTCCCAGTTGGAAGACGTGGCGTCTTTGGAGGGGTTGTTCTTAATATGCATCTTCATTGGAAGAAGCACGAGACTGTAAAGGTAATTTGCAAGCCATGCAAACCCGGACAGGTTCACGTATATGCTGAAGAGCTTGCTAGACTGAGCAAAGGAATTGTGATTGACATAAAAGCTAACAACGTTATACTTTTCTACCGGGGAAAGAATTATGTGCAGCCAAAAGTAATGTCACCTCTAGATACATTGTCTAAAGACAAG GCCTTGGAAAAGTACAAGTATGAGCAGTCACTTGAGCATACAAGTCAGTTCATtgagaaattggaagaagagcTAGAAGAGTATCAGAAGCACCTTGTTCGGTACAAGAAAGCAAAAGAGGACACACCAAAAGATTCTGTTATCAATATctga